In the genome of Rhodoplanes sp. Z2-YC6860, one region contains:
- a CDS encoding DHA2 family efflux MFS transporter permease subunit translates to MDAQVSAANADRIDPRRMLAFIAMCFGMFMAFLDIQIVSASLNEIQAGLAASGDEIPWVQTSYLVAEVISIPLSGFLARALGTRTLFAVSAAGFTAASFACGFATDINSMIVWRALQGFIGGGMVPTVFAGIYTMFPKSKQATIVPLVGLVATLAPTIGPTVGGYLTDALSWHWLFFINVVPGIVVTVAALVLIDFDKPDYGLLDYFDWIGLITMAGFLGTLEYVLEEGPRKDWFQEDAVFYAAIVSALSAIAFFWRVLTAKQPIVDLRAFTDRNFAVGSLFSFVLGIGLYGLTYLYPVYLAAIRGYNSLMIGETLFVSGLTMFMVAPIVGRLAAKYDPRFLLIGGFLMFALGTFQMHYVTKDWDFWELFWPQVFRGIGLMASIVPVTNVALGTLAPERIKNASGLFNLMRNLGGAIGLAVLTTMLNKRWDLHLARLHDSTNWSRGPATDMLANLTARFHDFGSSAQSMALKEMMLITRQQAEVLSFADVFLMLTVLFVVLAAFGMMMKRPAAAPAAGSGGH, encoded by the coding sequence ATGGACGCTCAAGTCAGTGCCGCAAATGCCGACCGCATCGATCCGAGAAGGATGCTCGCCTTCATCGCGATGTGTTTCGGCATGTTCATGGCGTTCCTCGACATCCAGATCGTGTCGGCGTCGCTCAACGAGATCCAGGCGGGTCTTGCGGCCTCGGGCGATGAAATTCCGTGGGTGCAGACCTCTTATCTGGTCGCCGAGGTGATCTCGATCCCGCTGTCAGGCTTCCTCGCCCGCGCGCTCGGCACGCGGACGCTGTTCGCGGTGTCGGCTGCCGGCTTCACGGCAGCGAGCTTCGCCTGCGGCTTTGCCACCGACATCAACAGCATGATCGTCTGGCGCGCCCTGCAGGGCTTCATCGGCGGCGGCATGGTGCCGACCGTGTTCGCCGGCATCTACACCATGTTCCCGAAGTCGAAGCAGGCCACGATCGTGCCGCTGGTCGGCCTCGTCGCGACGCTCGCGCCGACCATCGGGCCTACGGTCGGCGGCTATCTGACCGACGCGCTGTCGTGGCACTGGCTGTTCTTCATCAACGTCGTGCCGGGCATCGTGGTGACGGTCGCGGCGCTGGTGCTGATCGACTTCGACAAGCCGGACTACGGCCTGCTCGACTACTTCGACTGGATCGGCCTGATCACGATGGCGGGTTTCCTTGGCACGCTCGAATACGTGCTGGAGGAGGGGCCGCGCAAGGACTGGTTCCAGGAGGACGCGGTCTTCTATGCGGCCATCGTCTCGGCGCTGTCGGCCATCGCCTTCTTCTGGCGCGTCCTCACGGCGAAGCAGCCGATCGTCGATCTGCGCGCGTTCACGGATCGCAATTTCGCGGTCGGCAGCCTGTTCTCGTTTGTGCTGGGCATCGGCCTCTACGGCCTGACCTACCTCTATCCGGTCTATCTCGCGGCGATCCGCGGCTACAACTCGCTGATGATCGGCGAGACGCTGTTCGTCTCAGGCCTCACCATGTTCATGGTGGCTCCGATCGTCGGGCGGCTCGCCGCGAAATACGATCCGCGCTTTCTCCTGATCGGCGGGTTCCTGATGTTCGCGCTCGGCACCTTCCAGATGCACTACGTCACCAAGGATTGGGACTTCTGGGAGCTGTTCTGGCCGCAGGTGTTCCGCGGCATCGGCCTGATGGCCTCGATCGTGCCGGTGACCAATGTGGCGCTCGGCACGCTCGCGCCGGAGCGCATCAAGAACGCGTCGGGCCTGTTCAACCTGATGCGCAATCTCGGCGGTGCGATCGGGCTCGCGGTGCTGACCACGATGCTCAACAAGCGCTGGGATCTGCATCTGGCGCGGCTGCACGACTCGACCAACTGGTCGCGAGGACCGGCGACCGACATGCTGGCAAACCTCACGGCGCGGTTTCACGACTTCGGCTCGAGCGCGCAGTCGATGGCGCTGAAAGAGATGATGCTGATCACGCGGCAGCAGGCTGAGGTCCTGAGCTTCGCCGACGTGTTCCTGATGCTGACGGTGCTGTTCGTCGTGCTTGCCGCCTTCGGCATGATGATGAAGCGTCCGGCGGCCGCGCCCGCCGCGGGGAGCGGCGGGCACTGA
- a CDS encoding S8 family peptidase: MFDKRNLDNSPISLPLLAEIDKNAQNDKAFADGASGKLEAIFDIIIDVNLEYAGGRREARTVLWNQIEQLPGVTKTSGAATPPAQPAAQPAQPPSPPDDSRFQGIHAAKSMYSQQYLFGRLTAQNIRAIVRDCEEKRRKGGSSASPLYRVWLDHAVQVFTNKSISTVKADAARNAFGTLGKDIVWAVADTGVDGKHPHFKLYDNLGLDAPLEHRDFTPDSISQPHSADQACTDKMGHGTHVAGIIAGYFTTQRPTDKDGNPLTAPQRIEALVQRRDESGNQNPATLKDITTMSGMAPACKILSLKVLDDSGRGNASNLIAALEYIQELNGDGRRIRIHGVNLSVGYDFEPKWFACGQSPLCIEVNRLVRSGVVVVVAAGNTGYGQIQSAAKGPTPAGLDLTINDPGNADLAITVGSTHRDMPHVYGVSYFSSKGPTGDGRLKPDLVAPGEKIISCASGDSAEGAAEATTDNAIVAKYKEDSGTSMAAPHVSGVIAAFLSARREFVGQPEAVKDIFLSTATDLKRAVYFQGKGLVDLMRAIQSV; the protein is encoded by the coding sequence TTGTTCGACAAAAGGAATCTCGACAACTCGCCGATCTCGCTGCCTTTGCTGGCGGAAATCGACAAGAATGCGCAAAACGACAAGGCATTCGCAGACGGTGCATCGGGCAAACTCGAAGCAATTTTCGACATCATCATCGACGTCAATCTCGAATACGCGGGCGGCCGCCGCGAGGCGCGAACCGTTCTCTGGAATCAGATTGAGCAACTGCCCGGTGTAACCAAGACAAGCGGCGCCGCCACGCCACCGGCTCAACCGGCTGCTCAACCGGCTCAACCGCCAAGCCCGCCGGACGATTCGCGGTTTCAGGGCATTCATGCCGCCAAGAGCATGTACAGCCAGCAATACCTGTTCGGCCGCCTGACCGCCCAAAACATCCGGGCCATTGTCAGAGATTGCGAAGAAAAGCGCCGCAAAGGCGGATCGAGCGCCTCACCGCTCTATCGCGTCTGGCTCGATCACGCGGTCCAGGTGTTCACCAACAAATCGATCAGCACGGTCAAAGCCGACGCCGCGCGCAACGCGTTCGGCACGCTGGGCAAGGATATCGTCTGGGCCGTTGCCGATACAGGAGTCGACGGCAAGCACCCGCATTTCAAGCTGTACGACAATCTCGGCCTGGACGCTCCGCTGGAGCATCGCGACTTCACGCCGGATTCGATCTCCCAGCCGCATTCGGCGGATCAGGCCTGCACCGACAAAATGGGGCATGGCACCCACGTCGCGGGCATCATTGCCGGCTACTTCACCACCCAAAGACCGACCGACAAGGATGGGAATCCGTTGACGGCGCCGCAGCGCATCGAGGCGCTGGTCCAGCGCCGCGACGAAAGCGGCAATCAGAATCCCGCCACGCTCAAAGACATAACGACCATGTCCGGCATGGCACCGGCCTGCAAGATCCTCAGCCTCAAGGTTCTGGACGACAGCGGCCGCGGCAATGCGAGCAATCTGATTGCGGCGCTCGAGTACATCCAGGAGCTGAACGGCGACGGCCGTCGCATCCGCATTCACGGCGTCAACCTCAGCGTCGGATACGACTTCGAGCCGAAATGGTTCGCCTGCGGTCAAAGCCCGTTGTGCATCGAGGTCAACCGGCTGGTGCGCTCCGGCGTCGTGGTCGTGGTTGCGGCTGGCAACACCGGCTATGGCCAGATCCAGTCAGCGGCCAAGGGACCGACACCCGCAGGCCTCGATCTGACCATCAACGATCCGGGCAACGCCGATCTCGCGATCACGGTCGGCTCCACGCACCGCGACATGCCGCATGTCTACGGCGTTTCGTATTTTTCCTCGAAGGGCCCGACCGGTGACGGCCGGCTGAAGCCCGATCTGGTGGCGCCGGGCGAGAAGATCATCTCGTGCGCGAGCGGCGACAGCGCCGAAGGCGCCGCCGAAGCCACAACGGACAACGCCATCGTTGCAAAATACAAGGAGGACAGCGGCACCAGCATGGCAGCGCCGCATGTTTCAGGCGTGATTGCGGCATTTCTGTCCGCACGGCGCGAATTCGTCGGCCAGCCTGAGGCCGTGAAGGACATTTTTCTTTCAACCGCGACCGATCTCAAACGCGCCGTGTATTTCCAGGGCAAGGGACTGGTCGACCTGATGCGAGCGATTCAATCCGTGTAA
- a CDS encoding cobalamin-independent methionine synthase II family protein: MRRSDNRILTTHCGSLPRPPELSDLLLRQEAGEHIDEAALHRGCADAVANVLKAQIAAGIDVVSDGEQPRVGFSMYVPLRMEGFGGESTRPSPRDLDDFPLFSERLRQKRGRRNRIANPPKAIGEVRYVGLDAAQAEFDLFKGALARLPQKPAESFMTAASPGIIATTMVNEYYDSYETYVFALARELRKEYEAIVKAGFLLQLDAPDFGLERARMFKDKTDKEFLRAMELNVEAINRATEGLPRENIRLHICWGNWEGPHTHDFPLSGLLPILYGAKVGALSIEFANPRHQHEYEALRKNPLPADMVLIPGVIDTTTNFVEHPEVVANRICEAVKTVGDRSRVIAGTDCGFGTSAGNEAVSPDVVWAKLAACHEGAHIASKRLWS, from the coding sequence ATGCGAAGAAGCGACAACCGGATTCTCACCACCCATTGCGGCAGCCTGCCTCGCCCGCCCGAACTGTCCGACCTGCTGCTGCGACAGGAGGCCGGCGAACACATCGACGAAGCGGCGCTGCATCGCGGATGCGCCGACGCGGTCGCGAATGTGCTGAAGGCGCAGATCGCGGCGGGCATCGACGTGGTCAGCGACGGCGAGCAGCCGCGCGTCGGCTTCTCCATGTATGTGCCGCTGCGCATGGAAGGCTTCGGCGGAGAATCAACACGGCCTTCGCCGCGCGATCTCGACGACTTCCCGCTGTTCAGCGAACGGCTGCGGCAGAAGCGCGGCCGGAGGAACCGCATCGCCAATCCGCCCAAGGCGATCGGCGAGGTGCGCTATGTCGGCCTCGACGCGGCGCAGGCGGAGTTCGATCTGTTCAAGGGCGCGCTGGCTCGGTTGCCGCAAAAGCCTGCCGAGTCGTTCATGACGGCGGCCTCGCCCGGCATCATCGCGACCACGATGGTCAACGAGTATTACGACTCGTACGAGACTTACGTGTTCGCGCTGGCGCGCGAGTTGCGCAAGGAATACGAGGCGATCGTCAAGGCCGGCTTTCTGCTGCAGCTCGACGCGCCCGACTTCGGCCTCGAACGCGCACGGATGTTCAAGGACAAGACCGACAAGGAATTCCTGCGCGCCATGGAGCTCAACGTGGAGGCGATCAACCGCGCCACTGAAGGGCTGCCGCGCGAGAACATCCGCCTGCACATCTGCTGGGGCAACTGGGAAGGACCGCACACCCACGATTTCCCGCTGTCGGGTTTGTTGCCGATCCTCTATGGCGCCAAGGTCGGCGCACTCAGCATCGAGTTCGCCAATCCACGGCATCAGCACGAATACGAGGCACTGCGAAAGAATCCGCTGCCAGCCGATATGGTTCTCATCCCGGGCGTGATCGACACCACCACGAATTTCGTCGAGCATCCCGAGGTGGTCGCGAACCGGATCTGCGAAGCGGTGAAGACGGTCGGCGACCGCAGCCGCGTGATCGCCGGCACCGATTGCGGATTCGGCACGTCGGCCGGCAATGAAGCGGTCTCCCCCGACGTGGTGTGGGCCAAGCTCGCCGCTTGTCACGAGGGCGCCCACATCGCGAGCAAACGGCTTTGGAGTTAA
- a CDS encoding Bug family tripartite tricarboxylate transporter substrate binding protein, translating into MLRRIAIAIALALLPTALAHAQSTWPDRPIKLVVHVAAGGGVDLMARVLADKLSQQMSQRVLIENMGGGGGAIAARTVAKADPDGYTFLFVGPGHAAVPFMHKQPPYDPINDFIPVSLVTQFPLVVVINPNLPAKNLAEFIALLKKEPGKHTFGSSGIGGSSHIPVEMLMHMANVKMTHVPFRGNGPSSAALIGGQIDLIIDGLAPQLGNIAENRVRVLGVTTKERTPFLPDAPAVSETLPGYQFPMWVGLFAPAKTPRDIVERMSAEIAKAVRDPTTKQRYTEVKVDAVGSTPEEFDKFFREQLKFNEDIIKRANIQQD; encoded by the coding sequence ATGCTGCGCAGGATCGCGATTGCCATCGCACTCGCACTGTTGCCCACCGCGCTTGCCCACGCGCAGAGCACCTGGCCCGACCGTCCCATCAAGCTCGTGGTGCATGTGGCCGCGGGCGGCGGCGTCGACCTGATGGCGCGTGTGCTGGCCGACAAACTCAGCCAGCAGATGTCGCAGCGGGTGCTGATCGAGAACATGGGCGGTGGCGGCGGCGCCATCGCGGCACGCACCGTCGCGAAGGCCGATCCCGACGGCTATACCTTCCTGTTTGTCGGACCGGGTCACGCTGCGGTGCCGTTCATGCACAAGCAGCCGCCTTACGATCCGATCAACGATTTCATACCCGTGTCGCTGGTCACGCAGTTTCCGCTGGTGGTGGTGATCAACCCGAACCTGCCGGCCAAGAACCTCGCCGAGTTCATCGCGCTGCTGAAGAAGGAGCCCGGCAAGCACACGTTCGGCTCGAGCGGCATCGGCGGCTCGTCCCACATTCCAGTCGAGATGCTGATGCACATGGCGAACGTGAAGATGACCCATGTGCCGTTTCGCGGGAACGGCCCCTCCTCCGCGGCGCTGATCGGCGGGCAGATCGACCTGATCATCGACGGGCTCGCGCCGCAACTCGGCAACATCGCCGAGAACCGCGTGCGCGTGCTCGGCGTGACCACCAAGGAGCGCACGCCGTTCCTGCCGGATGCGCCGGCGGTGTCCGAAACGCTGCCCGGCTATCAGTTTCCGATGTGGGTCGGGTTGTTCGCGCCGGCCAAGACACCGCGCGACATCGTCGAGCGGATGTCGGCCGAGATCGCCAAGGCGGTGCGCGATCCAACGACGAAGCAGCGCTACACCGAGGTCAAGGTCGACGCGGTCGGCTCGACGCCTGAGGAATTCGACAAATTCTTCCGCGAGCAGCTCAAGTTCAACGAAGACATCATCAAAAGAGCGAACATCCAGCAGGATTGA